In Streptomyces sp. NBC_01707, a genomic segment contains:
- a CDS encoding dioxygenase produces the protein MRDLTIDTITEAVISTMRDTKDSRVAEIAESLVRHVHAFVREVQLTEEEWARGVDFLTRTGQTCTPTRQEFILLSDVLGVTILVDALSNQRPAEATQNSVLGPFFRGDRPQHLDGADISGGLPGTSLFFEGRVVNREGAPVAGAAVDVWHSDAEGHYDVDVPDRVDPAMRALFWTDETGNFSFRSIRPSSYPIPGDGPVGELMSATNRSLMRPAHVHLLIEAPGFQRVTTMLFPSDDPHLDADPVFGVKDSLVESFETFEADAGPRRGLTDEPYTVLRHTFVLEPRPAD, from the coding sequence ATGCGTGATCTGACCATCGACACCATCACCGAGGCTGTGATCTCGACCATGCGGGACACCAAGGACTCCCGCGTCGCCGAGATCGCGGAATCGTTGGTGCGGCACGTCCATGCATTCGTCCGTGAGGTGCAACTGACGGAGGAGGAGTGGGCCCGGGGAGTGGACTTCCTGACTCGCACCGGGCAGACGTGCACGCCGACGCGCCAGGAATTCATCCTGCTGTCCGACGTGCTGGGCGTCACCATTCTGGTCGATGCCCTGAGCAATCAACGCCCCGCCGAAGCCACGCAGAACAGCGTCCTGGGCCCCTTCTTCAGGGGCGACAGGCCGCAGCACCTCGATGGCGCCGACATCTCCGGTGGTCTGCCCGGCACCTCGCTGTTCTTCGAGGGACGGGTCGTGAACCGTGAGGGAGCGCCGGTGGCCGGCGCGGCGGTGGACGTCTGGCACAGTGACGCGGAGGGCCATTACGACGTGGACGTACCCGACCGGGTCGACCCGGCCATGCGCGCGCTGTTTTGGACCGACGAGACGGGAAACTTCAGTTTCCGCTCCATTCGCCCGTCCAGCTACCCGATACCCGGTGACGGCCCGGTCGGCGAACTCATGAGCGCTACCAACAGGTCGCTCATGCGTCCCGCCCACGTGCACCTGCTGATCGAGGCTCCGGGATTCCAGCGTGTGACCACCATGCTGTTCCCGTCGGACGACCCGCACCTGGACGCGGATCCGGTGTTCGGGGTCAAGGATTCGCTCGTCGAGTCATTTGAAACGTTCGAGGCTGACGCCGGGCCCCGCCGTGGGCTGACAGACGAGCCGTACACCGTGCTGCGTCACACCTTCGTCCTCGAACCCCGGCCCGCGGACTGA
- a CDS encoding maleylacetate reductase, with amino-acid sequence MKTFVHRGQITKVVFGSGTRSRIPEEAEALGSRRVLLLCTPGQADQAAKMRDLLGAAAVGTFAEAAPHTPVDVTQKALAYARSVGADCVLAIGGGSTIGLGKAIAVRTGLPQLALPTTYAGSEMTPILGETEGRRKTTRRLPEVLLKTVVYDVDLTLTFPAAISVVSGINAMAHAVEALYAQDRDPVAFLMAGEALDSLTRSLPVIARRPDDGEARADALYGAWLAGTCLGTVGMALHHKVCHVLGGTFGLPHAETHAVVLPHVVAYNGPAAPEAMARIAQALPGADAASGLFDFAGRLGAPRALRDLGMPESGIDQAAELIVRDGYWNPRPVDRTAVRALLTRAWAGETQ; translated from the coding sequence ATGAAGACATTCGTGCACCGGGGACAGATCACCAAGGTGGTCTTCGGCAGCGGTACGCGCAGCCGTATCCCCGAAGAGGCCGAGGCTCTCGGAAGCCGTCGAGTGCTCCTCCTGTGCACACCTGGTCAAGCGGACCAGGCAGCAAAGATGCGCGACCTGCTGGGTGCGGCAGCCGTGGGAACGTTCGCCGAAGCGGCCCCGCACACCCCTGTCGACGTCACGCAGAAGGCGCTCGCGTACGCCAGATCCGTGGGAGCGGACTGCGTACTCGCCATCGGCGGTGGATCGACCATCGGCCTCGGCAAGGCGATCGCCGTGCGGACCGGTCTTCCGCAGCTGGCGCTGCCCACCACCTACGCCGGCTCGGAGATGACGCCGATTCTCGGAGAGACCGAAGGCCGCAGGAAGACGACCAGGCGGCTGCCCGAAGTGCTGCTCAAGACGGTGGTGTACGACGTCGACCTGACGCTCACGTTTCCGGCGGCGATATCGGTGGTCAGCGGCATCAACGCGATGGCGCACGCCGTGGAGGCCCTCTACGCACAGGACCGGGACCCGGTCGCCTTCCTGATGGCCGGTGAGGCGCTCGATTCCCTCACCCGGTCCCTTCCGGTCATCGCGCGGCGTCCGGACGACGGCGAGGCGCGGGCGGATGCGTTGTACGGTGCGTGGCTGGCGGGCACGTGTCTCGGCACGGTGGGCATGGCCCTGCACCACAAGGTGTGCCACGTGCTGGGCGGCACGTTCGGCCTTCCGCACGCCGAAACCCACGCGGTCGTCCTGCCGCACGTGGTCGCCTACAACGGGCCGGCGGCCCCCGAGGCGATGGCACGCATCGCGCAGGCGCTGCCGGGGGCCGACGCCGCGAGCGGTCTCTTCGACTTCGCAGGGCGGCTCGGCGCGCCCAGGGCACTGCGGGACCTCGGCATGCCGGAATCGGGGATCGATCAGGCAGCCGAACTCATCGTGAGGGACGGCTACTGGAATCCGCGACCAGTGGATCGGACCGCTGTCCGCGCCCTCCTGACCCGCGCCTGGGCCGGGGAAACGCAATAG